Genomic segment of Aptenodytes patagonicus chromosome 17, bAptPat1.pri.cur, whole genome shotgun sequence:
ccggtgaggggtgcagccggggggacagggtccccagggccacgaggccaccacagccatctgggacctggggagaggcgcagggctgtggtccgggcagggagggactgtggcatcggcttgttgtgctcatcatctgcctgtcccttgcagtgcccgccgttgcagccggcccagactccagCCCCGCCGGTGCAGGGACCCTCGCACAGCGCCCCGGCTCCTGGCACTtcggctgaggaggaagaggccaggATCCTCGCAGGACACCCTGTCCCAGAAACCTGCAGATCCTCACTAATAAAAGTTGGATCTTCACACATTCGTTTGCTGATGTGCCGAAGCACCGCAGGGCAAGCGCCTCCATGGTGGCCCCGACCCTCCTGTTTGCACCGCGGGTGCTGCCAGGCCATTTACCAAATAATAGCCGGCACTGGCAGCCCCATGTGAGGTGCTGGTGTTACACCGTGGGGACATGCTGGGTGGCACCGGAGCTGaacctgggctggggagggggaagcaacGTGGGAGCTGCCGTGGGGCCAAGGTCACCCTGCCCAGGGGGGAGCAGTGAACCCAGGGTGTGGGGAGGGCAAGGGGGTCCCCGTGTCAGGGCTCCAGCAGGGACTTGAGAGACACCCAAAGGGGTTGTTAGCACAAACACTTTATTTAGGCATCAAATGTCCTGACTCTTCATTAACAGGCGCATTGAtatagtttaaattatttttgtattttcccttttcttagcaaaaaatatttagtttaactTAAATAAGTTAAATAGAATAAATTTTCCCGTTGAAGAAGGCTGCAGTTCAAGTACTCTCTTGCGTGCCTGGGGCTGGAAGCCAAGCCTGCCGGGGGTAGCACCAGGGGCATTGTTGGGTGGCAGTGGGGAAGGGTCAGTTCCTCAGGGTCTGGAAGTGCTTCAGATGCGCCTGCACCCAGGGCGCCTGGGGGTCCGCGCACAGCTCCTTCTTCTTCTTGGTGACCAGGCTGCCGGGACAAAACCTGTGTCGGGGCGctcggccggggcagcggggtgcCTGCGCTGGGTCCTGCCAGCAGCGCCCTGGGTGTCCCCGGCCATGTCCCCATCCCGCTCCCGGCCACCCTCTGCCCCGGCCATCGCACCCTGAGCCCCCCGTAGCAGTGGGTACTCACATCACCCCTGGCtgggtgcagctgctgctggtgatGTAGGCGGAGGTGATGAGGCCCCGCGGGACGGGGCGTTGCTGGTAACTGAAGCAGCAGGCGGTGGGGACGCCGTCTGTGagggcagagagacagacagacagccctggtgagaccccagcctACAGCACAGGCTCTGGCCCCACCGGCGCTTGGGGTTCCCCAGGGATTTGccatctcccttccccccctTGTGTCATATTCCCTGGCAGTGGCCCCCAGGAGACCCCTGCCCCAAGCCTGAGTCCCAGCATTGGCGGTGgtctcctgctcccagccctccccacaGCCACGAGGGTGCCCGCTGACGGGGATGGGGCTCTCCggctgccccggcagctcccgtGGAGCGATGGCacacccagccctggggaggaCGCAGCGATGCCGGACTTACCGAGATGGGCCTTGCACGGGGAGCAGGTGGCCATGAGGAGGAGAGCGACCAGGGCGGCTGCAGGGACCTTCATGGTGCTGCGGGGGCCGAGGGATCTGcaagcagggctggagctgggggggctgcagggctc
This window contains:
- the LOC143168234 gene encoding C-C motif chemokine 3-like; this translates as MKVPAAALVALLLMATCSPCKAHLDGVPTACCFSYQQRPVPRGLITSAYITSSSCTQPGVILVTKKKKELCADPQAPWVQAHLKHFQTLRN